Below is a window of Deltaproteobacteria bacterium DNA.
CGCCTCGGTCGCGAATACCGAAAGCGCGGCATCGAGACCATCGTGCAGCCCTATAGCGAGAGCATGGCCTACGGGAGCGGCCCGCGCTGCCTGACAGGCGTCTTGAGAAGAGACCCATGAGCAGAACCGACAACCTCAGAGATTTATGGCGAACCGGACGACCCGCATCTCACAGGCTATTTTAGAAAAGGAGGGAGCCGTGGTGGAAAGAAGAAGCTTTCCTAAACACGCAATCCTTTATGTTATGGCAATCGCCGTACTGTTGTCTCCAGTCATCGGCCTTGGAGCGACCATCGACGTATACCCAGGGGATAAAATTCAAGACGCTGTAAATAGCGCATCTGCTGGAGACACGATTATCGTGCATACAGGCACTTACACCGAGAACATTGAAGTCAAAAAGCAGCTCACCATAAAAAATGCTGGAGATGGAGGCGTCACCGTCAACGCCAAAAAAGGTTCAGACCCCTGTATCATAATAAAGTCATCCGGAAGCGGCTCAACCATCCAGGGCTTGACACTGGCCGGAGCAACATCAGATGACGGAGTCCGCCTGGATGGCGCAGACAGCTGCCATATAAAGGATAACCACATCCGGAACAATGGGCATTTTGGAATTCATAGCACCGGCGTGGGGAACACCATCTCCGGAAACACTATTTCGAGCAATGGCAAGGATGGCGTCTACAGTGAGAAATCAAGCCAGACAGCACCAACAACAATCAGCGGGAATACCATTGAAGGTAATGGAAATTTCGGGATCCACGCCAAGCAAGACTACAACCAGATCACCGGGAACAACATTACAGACTCAGGTGAAGACGGGGTTAAAATTGAAGGATCGTATAATCCTATCGCGAATAACCAGATTACCGATAATGGAAATTTCGGAATTCACAGTACGGAGGCAGGAAACACCATCTCCGGAAACACTATTTCGAGCAATGGTAAGAGCAGTGGCAAGGATGGCATCTATAGTGAAAAATCTAGCCAGACAGCGCCAACAACAATCAGCGGGAATACCATTGAAGCCAATGGGAAGTACGGGATCCACGCCAAGCAAGACTACAACCACATCACCGGAAACACCATATCGGATAACGGCGACCACAATGTGTACAGCGAAGGAGCCTATAACCACATCTCCACGAACACCCTAAAAAACACCCAACCAATTGGGAAAGACGCAATCCACATCACAGGCGACAACAATATAATAAGTGACAACACCATCGACAATATTCAGCAGAATGGAATCTATATCAATGGAAAACAGAACAAAATCTTTGGATCAAGCCCATACACCCAATCCATATCCAACTGTGCCCAACCACACCAAGCAGGAATCCGGCTTAGTACCGGTAACAGCCCTCTTCAATCAAAGGACAATAACGAAGTCTACAACAACGTGTTGAAAAAAAACTTCACTGGAATCCATGTGTTATTATCCTCTTCCAACCAGATCCATGACAACAGGGTAATCGAGCATCATCAGGGAATATCTCTGCGTGATTCCGCCTTGAACGATATTTATGGTAACATCGTTAAATGGAATAAAGAGTTTGGAATCCTGATACAACAAGTTGTCGATTTCCGTTGGAATAAAGAAAGCAATTCGGTCCACAATAACACCATCGCAGAGTGCCTCATCAGTGGCATATTCCTCGAGAACTTGAATTTATTCAAGGAACAGAACCTCAACAATATCTATGAAAATCATATTTCGCTTTGTGGATTTGGAATAGATTCTCTCAGGGATAATGCATCTTCGATTCATGATAACACCATAGAGGCGGTAGCCGTTGGAATCGGGTTGCAACTTTCAAAAGATACCATCATCTTTCAAAACAGGATTGCGGTTGATTTAATTGGCCTATGGTTCATGGCTTCTTCATCGGATAATGTCAGTTTCAACAGCATATCGAGTTTACTGGATGCTCTTGTGAACACTGGCATTTCGACCGAGTCTAGCCTTAGTTCTTCATCGGATAATGTCAGTTTCAACAGCATATCGAGTTTACTGGACGGTCATATGAATACTGGCATTTCGACTGAATCTAGCCTTAGTCTTTTTCCTCCCGGCAATGTAACTGCAGAGTACAACTGGTGGGGTTCTAACGATGATCCGGGGAGCCAAATAAAAGGCGCCAACGTGGACTATACACCATACCTGGTGTTGAGCGCTGATGCGAACCCTGAAAAAATTTACGATTTCGCCCCGCTGAATACATCGACGATCACGGCAGATTTGAGCCATGACAGTTCCGGCAATTATCATGACCCCGAACACGGCCATGTTCCGGACGGAATACGGGTCGCCTTTGAAATTGCAAGCATACCGCGTGTGGGGAGCCTAAATCCACTGGAACCCCCAACAAGTAGCGGTAGCGCGACATCTACCTTCACCGCAACCGATATTGGAGATGCTGATATTACAGCGGCGGCTGGCTGGCAAACGGTCCATACATCAGTTAAAGTGGATGCATTGTCATTTCTCTCGATTACAAAAACAGCGTCTTCCGATCCGGTCAAGGCCGGGCAGGATATTATCTACACTATAAAAGTGCATAACAGCGGGCCGAGCCAAGCAGAAAACGTACAGCTTACGGATGCTATCCCACCGTATCTGAATAACGTCCGGTATTCTCTTTTTAGTGAAGTCGGGCCCTGGCAAAACTGGCCGCCCGGTTCAGGATACGTGGATCTTGAAACGATACCCGTCGATCATGTTAAGAGCGTCTGGATAATTGGATCTGTGGATCCAGGTACACCAAACGGCACACTTTTAACAAATAGCTCATCCGTAACATCAACCACCTATCCCGATCCGGTTTCCACCTCTATAACCACCGGGGTAGTAACCGTGGCCCGTGTTGCTCTTGAAAAAACAGTGGACTATGAAAGACCGAATGTAGGCGACAGGGTTCTCTTCGAGGTGACTGCCACGAATAATGGGCCCAGTGACGCACAACATGTTCTGATCGAGGATGTTATGCCCTCCGCGTTCGCAGATGTTGTTATAACGCCACTCAAAGGGAGCTATCATATGGGTGTGTGGTCGATTCCCTCTCTTGCAGTCAATGAACGAGCGACTCTAAGACTGGAGGGAACCGTCACCCAGGAAATGGAGTGTAAGTTCTACATCAATTTCGCGACCACAAAAGTTCCCAACGCTCTGCGGAAAGTCGTTAGCGCAAGCATAACCGTAACATGTCCAGTCCCCACCGTGACCACACAGGCAGTCACCGGCATCGGCGCCACTACGGCAACGGGGAACGGAAATATTACGGATCTCGGCTATTCAAATCCCACCCAGCACGGCGTCTGCTGGAACACCACCGGAATTCCGACAATCGCAGACAACAAAACAGAAGACGGGCCGGTCGGCGTCGCCGGGCCGTTCACTTCCCCTATGACAGGGTTGTCCCCCAATACCACCTACTATGTCAGGGCCTACGCAACGAATTCTGTTGGAACCGCATACGGCGATGAAGTTTCTTTTACCACCAATACTCAAACCCCAACGGTGACCACACAGGCGGTCAGCGGCATCGGTAACGCTTCAGCGGACGGAAACGGAAATATTACGGATCTCGGTTCTCCAAATCCCACTCAGCACGGCGTCTGCTGGAACACCAGTGGCACTCCGACAACGGCGGACAGCAAAACTGAAGAGGGGTCTGTCAGCGCCACCGGTCCGTTCACCTCCCATATGACAGGGCTGTCGTCCGATATCACCTACTATGTCAGGGCCTATGCAACGAATGGGGCCGGGACATCATATGGCAATGAAGTTTCTTTTGCCACCAGATCGCAGGCCGCAACAGTGACCACACAGGCGGTAACCAACATCGGCACCACTACGGCAGACGGGAACGGAAATATCACGGATCTCGGATCCCCCCCTCCCACGCAACACGGGGTTTGCTGGAACACCACCGGAACTCCGACAATAGCGGACAGCAAAACAGAAGAAGGGCCGGTCGGCGCCACCGGGCCATTTGTATCCCATATGACAGGCCTGTCCCCCGATACCACCTACTATGTCAGGGCCTATGCAACGGATACGGTTGGAACATTCTACGGCCATCAGGTCTGTTTTACCACCAGTAAGGAGGCCCCAACGGTGACCACGCAGGCGGTCAGCGGCATTGGTAACACCTCGGCGGACGGGAACGGAAATATCACGGATCTCGGTTCTCCCCCTCCCACCCAGCACGGCGTCTGCTGGAACACCAGTGGAACTCCGACAACAGCGGACAGCAAAACAGAAGACGGGCCGGTCGGCGCCACCGGGCCATTTGTATCCCATATGACAGGGCTGTCCCCAGATACCACCTACTATGTCAGGGCCTATGCAACGAATGCGGCCGAAACCTCATACGGCAACGAAGTTTCTTTTACCACCAGTGAGGAGGCCCCAACGGTGACCACAGAGACGGTCAGCGGCATCGGCAACATATCTGCGAACGGGAATGGAAATATTACGGATCTCGGTTTTCCAGATCCCACACAACACGGCGTTTGCTGGAACACCACCGGGACTCCGACAATAGCGGGCAGCAAAACTGAAGACGGGTCTGTCAGCGCCACCGGGCCATTCGTATCCCATATGACAGGGCTGTCGTCCGACACCACCTACTATGTCAGGGCCTATGCCATAAATCCCGCTGGAATCGCGTACGGCACCCAGGTTTCTTTTACCACCAGTGCGCAGGCCCCAGCGGTGACCACCCAGGCGATCAGCGGCATCGGTAACACCTCGGCGGACGGTAACGGAGATGTCACGGATCTCGGTTCCCCCCCTCCCATACAACACGGCGTTTGCTGGAACACCACCGGGACTCCGACAATAGCGGGCAGCAAAACTGAAGAAGGTCCGACAAGCACAACCGGCCCGTTTGTATCCCATATGACAGGGCTGTCGCCCAATATCACCTACTATGTCAGGGCCTATGCAACCAATGCGGCCGGTACATCATACGGCAACGAAGTTTCTTTTATCACCAGATCGCAGGCCGCAACGGTGACCACGCAGGCGGTAACCAACATCGGCACCACCACGGCAACCGGAAACGGAAATATCACGGATCTCGGCTCACCCCCTCCCACGCAACACGGCATTTGCTGGAGCGCCACCGGGACTCCGACAATAGCGGGCAGCAGAACACGACAAGGTCCGGTCAGCTCCACCGGCGCATTCACTTCCAATATGACAGGGCTGACCCCCAATACCACCTACTATGTCAGGGCCTATGCAACGGATGCGATAGGAACATTCTACGGCAATGAGGTTTCTTTTACCACCAGTAAGCAGGCCCCAACCATCACAGACTTCAATCCCAAAAGCGGAGGACCAGGCACGATCGTAATAATCATCGGCACGAACTTTACCTCTACCGATATAACAGTCAAATTTGGGAACACGCATGCGTACAGTTTTACAGTCGATACAACAACGCAAATCAGGGCGGTAGTGGGTCATGGGGCGACAGGCAAAGTAACCGTAACCACGGATGATGGGACTGCAACAAGTGTTGAAGATTTCATGTTTGATCGGTCGATCCCAACCCTAAATGAATGGGGAATGATCCTTTTTGGGTTGCTTCTTCTCGGCGCTACAGCCATTGTTTTGCAAAAACGGAGAGGTAGTGGCTGCTTATAAAAAATGACAAGTGGGCCTTGGGGGCGTTGTTGACTCGCGTGACAAACTATGGTGGGGGTCTCAAGTGGGCGCTGCTGAACCGATTTTACAGACAGTGACGGCAATAAACCGCAGGGATGCAATTGGGGTTGCATCGAAACTCATTTGGGGTTATAATTGAGTCTACAGTTGCGTCTCAATGGAGGTAGGGTGATATGAGATTTTTGAGTGTAAGAGACCTGAAGGCAAAATCATCCCAAGTCTGGCGGGAACTGCCGCTGGAAAAGGAGATGATTGTTACCAGCAACGGCAAACCGATTGCCATCCTTTCGTCTATAGATGAAAAGAACCTTGAAGAAGTCCTGAACTCATTTCGTCGGGCTCGGGCAGTCGAAGCCGTTGCATCTATTCAGTACGAATCTCTGCAAAAAGGAACCGACAGCATATCCATGGATGAAATCGAGTCCGAGATAGCCGCCGTAAGGGCAGAGAGGCGGAAGTGAACGTCGTACTGGACACGAATGTTCTCGTCTCCGGGCTGCTGACGCCCTTCGGCCCCAGCGGCAAAATTGTAAACATGGTGTCCTCCGGTGAACTCGTATTACACGTGGATGCACGGATATTGTCAGAATATCGGGAGGTTCTTCACCGTCCCAAATTCGATTTCGACGAAGAACGTGTCAACACACTCCTTGATTTTATTGATCGCTACGCCTTGGTCGTTTCGAGTTCCACCCTCAAAAATCACTTGCCGGACCCAGACGATGAACCCTTCCTCGAGGCCGCTGTGGCCAGCCGGGCAAGCTGCCTGATAACCGGGAATGCCGTTCACTATCCTTCTGAATATCGAGAAGGCGTTACGGTCCTTTCTCCGTCTGAATTCCTTGAATTCCATAGAAATAGGGGATAGTCTTTCACCAAGCCATCCTGGCTAAATAACATCTTGTATTTTTATGAAAACCGGAAATCACCGATCATTTCACAAAGCATACTTCCCACAATCCCACATGATAGGCTGTTTCTCGAATTGAGATGGCATGAAAGATAAATTAAAGGGGTCTACGCTTGACTCATATTCTGCGTTGCTGTAAAGCAGGATTATGTCCAGACCGCTGAGAATGGAATATCCGGATGCTTGATACCATGTAATGAACAGGGGGAGATGGGGAGAGGCTGTTTTCCGAAAAAATGAGGATTATCTCGCCTTTATTGAACCTCTAAAAGACACCGCTGATATGTGGAACCTGAGCGTGGGGGCCTATTGCCTGGGGGCAGTGTGCCCTGACAACGGGGACCATCAAGAAAAACCTGACAGGATAATGAAAGAAGGCTTGCGTTTTTGGAGCAGGTTCGGAAAACCCAATGGCAAACACTCGTTGCCGCCAAGGTTGAAATCGAAAGATTGATCTGATTGTGATTTCGTTTACCGGCCGGTGATTCTGATCTGTCTACAGCTGGGCATGGGGGAGGGAGGCAACAGATGATATCATCTGAATACACCAAACGAGTAAAGGCCAGGATTGCTGATTGGGGGGCTGATTTAGTTGGGGTGGCTGAGGTCGCGCCGTTGCATGGGCTCAAGGTCGACCCTCCTGATTTGTTACATGGCGTTACGCGAGCCGTTTCAATTGCCGTTCAGCTTCCAATTCCCGTTTTTGA
It encodes the following:
- a CDS encoding putative toxin-antitoxin system toxin component, PIN family, translated to MNVVLDTNVLVSGLLTPFGPSGKIVNMVSSGELVLHVDARILSEYREVLHRPKFDFDEERVNTLLDFIDRYALVVSSSTLKNHLPDPDDEPFLEAAVASRASCLITGNAVHYPSEYREGVTVLSPSEFLEFHRNRG
- a CDS encoding IPTL-CTERM sorting domain-containing protein is translated as MVERRSFPKHAILYVMAIAVLLSPVIGLGATIDVYPGDKIQDAVNSASAGDTIIVHTGTYTENIEVKKQLTIKNAGDGGVTVNAKKGSDPCIIIKSSGSGSTIQGLTLAGATSDDGVRLDGADSCHIKDNHIRNNGHFGIHSTGVGNTISGNTISSNGKDGVYSEKSSQTAPTTISGNTIEGNGNFGIHAKQDYNQITGNNITDSGEDGVKIEGSYNPIANNQITDNGNFGIHSTEAGNTISGNTISSNGKSSGKDGIYSEKSSQTAPTTISGNTIEANGKYGIHAKQDYNHITGNTISDNGDHNVYSEGAYNHISTNTLKNTQPIGKDAIHITGDNNIISDNTIDNIQQNGIYINGKQNKIFGSSPYTQSISNCAQPHQAGIRLSTGNSPLQSKDNNEVYNNVLKKNFTGIHVLLSSSNQIHDNRVIEHHQGISLRDSALNDIYGNIVKWNKEFGILIQQVVDFRWNKESNSVHNNTIAECLISGIFLENLNLFKEQNLNNIYENHISLCGFGIDSLRDNASSIHDNTIEAVAVGIGLQLSKDTIIFQNRIAVDLIGLWFMASSSDNVSFNSISSLLDALVNTGISTESSLSSSSDNVSFNSISSLLDGHMNTGISTESSLSLFPPGNVTAEYNWWGSNDDPGSQIKGANVDYTPYLVLSADANPEKIYDFAPLNTSTITADLSHDSSGNYHDPEHGHVPDGIRVAFEIASIPRVGSLNPLEPPTSSGSATSTFTATDIGDADITAAAGWQTVHTSVKVDALSFLSITKTASSDPVKAGQDIIYTIKVHNSGPSQAENVQLTDAIPPYLNNVRYSLFSEVGPWQNWPPGSGYVDLETIPVDHVKSVWIIGSVDPGTPNGTLLTNSSSVTSTTYPDPVSTSITTGVVTVARVALEKTVDYERPNVGDRVLFEVTATNNGPSDAQHVLIEDVMPSAFADVVITPLKGSYHMGVWSIPSLAVNERATLRLEGTVTQEMECKFYINFATTKVPNALRKVVSASITVTCPVPTVTTQAVTGIGATTATGNGNITDLGYSNPTQHGVCWNTTGIPTIADNKTEDGPVGVAGPFTSPMTGLSPNTTYYVRAYATNSVGTAYGDEVSFTTNTQTPTVTTQAVSGIGNASADGNGNITDLGSPNPTQHGVCWNTSGTPTTADSKTEEGSVSATGPFTSHMTGLSSDITYYVRAYATNGAGTSYGNEVSFATRSQAATVTTQAVTNIGTTTADGNGNITDLGSPPPTQHGVCWNTTGTPTIADSKTEEGPVGATGPFVSHMTGLSPDTTYYVRAYATDTVGTFYGHQVCFTTSKEAPTVTTQAVSGIGNTSADGNGNITDLGSPPPTQHGVCWNTSGTPTTADSKTEDGPVGATGPFVSHMTGLSPDTTYYVRAYATNAAETSYGNEVSFTTSEEAPTVTTETVSGIGNISANGNGNITDLGFPDPTQHGVCWNTTGTPTIAGSKTEDGSVSATGPFVSHMTGLSSDTTYYVRAYAINPAGIAYGTQVSFTTSAQAPAVTTQAISGIGNTSADGNGDVTDLGSPPPIQHGVCWNTTGTPTIAGSKTEEGPTSTTGPFVSHMTGLSPNITYYVRAYATNAAGTSYGNEVSFITRSQAATVTTQAVTNIGTTTATGNGNITDLGSPPPTQHGICWSATGTPTIAGSRTRQGPVSSTGAFTSNMTGLTPNTTYYVRAYATDAIGTFYGNEVSFTTSKQAPTITDFNPKSGGPGTIVIIIGTNFTSTDITVKFGNTHAYSFTVDTTTQIRAVVGHGATGKVTVTTDDGTATSVEDFMFDRSIPTLNEWGMILFGLLLLGATAIVLQKRRGSGCL
- a CDS encoding type II toxin-antitoxin system Phd/YefM family antitoxin yields the protein MRFLSVRDLKAKSSQVWRELPLEKEMIVTSNGKPIAILSSIDEKNLEEVLNSFRRARAVEAVASIQYESLQKGTDSISMDEIESEIAAVRAERRK